A genomic stretch from Pempheris klunzingeri isolate RE-2024b chromosome 23, fPemKlu1.hap1, whole genome shotgun sequence includes:
- the LOC139223183 gene encoding hydroxycarboxylic acid receptor 2-like, protein MNSSSTSSHQNSSFSSSETPWNPCPSSPYGVMTFFTVEAVNIMFGLPVNAWTIWTISHSSRSIQASEVFPLNSALLEFVYISFSFLRPLNYFFIKSAFLYTFNLFFYGLLSAGRPLFQSCVCVERYLGVVHPITYLRYNSVRTRLCALPLVWALTLFFCVCHVVKLHLPFLVLFLLLLVLQGLCCVSVLQVLHQPSPGEGNEDQVDPAKKKAFVTVLLIQVMMVLNYLPTVLIVPLRGRLSRHTYLCQLIPASLSFSVFGSFIQPLMYLMRRRK, encoded by the exons ATGAACTCCAGCAGCACCTCCTCCCATCAgaactcctccttctcctcctccgaGACCCCGTGGAACCCCTGCCCGTCCTCTCCATACGGAGTCATGACCTTCTTCACGGTGGAGGCCGTCAACATCATG TTCGGCCTGCCTGTGAACGCCTGGACCATCTGGACGATCAGCCACAGCTCCCGCTCCATCCAAGCCTCCGAG GTGTTTCCTCTGAACTCGGCGTTGCTGGAGTTCGTGTACATTTCGTTCTCCTTCCTGCGACCGCTCAACTATTTCTTCATCAAAAGTGCCTTTCTGTACACGTTCAACCTCTTCTTCTACGGTCTGCTCAGCGCAG GACGGCCTCTGTttcagtcgtgtgtgtgtgtggagagataCCTGGGAGTGGTTCACCCCATCACCTACCTGAG GTATAACTCTGTAAGGACTCGGCTCTGCGCTCTGCCTCTGGTTTGGGCTTTGACTCTGTTCTTCTGCGTCTGTCACGTCGTGAAGTTGCACTTGCCCTTCCTGgtcctcttcctgctgctgctggtcctgcAGGGTTTGTGCTGCGTCAGCGTCCTGCAG GTTCTGCATCAGCCCAGTCCGGGCGAAGGGAACGAAGACCAAGTCGATCCAGCCAAGAAAAAGGCTTTCGTTACAGTCCTGCTCATACAG gtgaTGATGGTGCTGAACTACCTGCCCACGGTGCTGATCGTGCCGCTGCGAGGTCGGCTGTCCCGCCACACTTACCTGTGTCAGCTGATCCCTGCCTCCCTGTCTTTCTCCGTGTTCGGCAGCTTCATCCAACCCCTCATGTACCTGATGAGGCGCAGAAAGTGA